In Mytilus edulis chromosome 13, xbMytEdul2.2, whole genome shotgun sequence, a single window of DNA contains:
- the LOC139499934 gene encoding uncharacterized protein, whose protein sequence is MAMNTVNDLVAVLGNGLPPVAPRVRTYVDNQMNRRLQRVGMPYGYVAPRLEAPRCSRRLLGLEPEPVLLPVASPELPRNDQPEHFEAVIVPRVRLFSVMVPEAAIQIADDEDDMVEVEIAGEEVLESTLEEEEVIELSLLCGMDTTVEEPADWFLEKTVSFLPTEEETVLFEEVVDEDATTSHAEETVWYGPEEVEVPATPVTPYIVIGNDVGVPLDWEVIPAPVVEVAPVPEAAGRFVGWRQMARVLGCLVTSYQTVSAV, encoded by the exons ATGGCAATGAACACAGTAAACGACTTAGTAGCAGTTTTAGGAAACGGCCTACCTCCAGTTGCTCCACG tGTGAGGACCTACGTGGACAACCAGATGAACAGGCGTCTCCAACGAGTTGGTATGCCATACGGATATGTGGCTCCACGACTAGAGGCACCACGATGCTCTCGTCGTCTTTTAGGGTTGGAGCCAGAACCAGTACTTCTCCCAGTTGCGTCTCCTGAGCTGCCAAGAAATGATCAACCTGAACATTTCGAAGCAGTTATTGTACCTCGGGTACGATTATTCTCCGTCATGGTTCCTGAAGCAGCTATTCAAATAGCTGATGACGAGGATGATATGGTTGAGGTTGAGATAGCTGGCGAGGAGGTTCTGGAGTCAACTCTGGAGGAAGAAGAGGTCATCGAGCTGTCTCTGCTGTGTGGTATGGACACAACGGTGGAGGAACCAGCCGACTGGTTCCTGGAGAAGACAGTGTCTTTCCTGCCAACAGAGGAGGAGACTGTTTTGTTCGAGGAGGTAGTGGATGAGGATGCAACAACCAGCCATGCTGAAGAGACTGTCTGGTATGGTCCTGAAGAGGTTGAGGTTCCAGCCACTCCAGTTACACCGTATATTGTTATAGGTAATGATGTAGGTGTTCCTTTGGACTGGGAGGTGATCCCTGCTCCAGTGGTTGAGGTTGCTCCTGTCCCTGAGGCAGCTGGGAGGTTTGTTGGGTGGAGACAGATGGCTAGAGTGCTAGGCTGCCTTGTTACTTCATACCAAACTGTCTCAGCTGTCtaa